In Hyla sarda isolate aHylSar1 chromosome 9, aHylSar1.hap1, whole genome shotgun sequence, the following proteins share a genomic window:
- the LOC130291695 gene encoding uncharacterized protein LOC130291695 produces the protein MDCGKKTLFFFTFCALVGTEIILEITTDLEFLISVPSTHIGDTELVFTSLSIGNVFLIDAVKNQTKCINSTDPLCSSMIKAPAVDVSVTSTSSDEKYFTYSGSFNESVWFIIGVDPEVSVERFIMDSKNDTITVTILIEYNHVNRRIDPTFPTRLTPTTFSFNTEFIRTKRIMEDNGKGNGQSTLRCAPVGALVLLALTPFYFSSD, from the exons ATGGACTGTGGGAAAAAAACCCTGTTTTTCTTTACTTTCTGTGCACTCG TTGGCACCGAAATAATTCTGGAAATAACAACTGATCTGGAATTTTTGATTTCTGTCCCATCAACCCACATCGGAGACACAGAGCTTGTGTTCACTTCTCTATCCATTGGAAATGTGTTTCTCATTGATGCCGTGAAGAATCAAACCAAATGCATCAATTCCACCGACCCCCTGTGCTCCTCAATGATCAAAGCCCCAGCGGTTGATGTGTCGGTGACTTCAACATCAAGTGATGAAAAATATTTTACTTATTCTGGCTCTTTTAATGAGTCAGTGTGGTTCATAATAGGTGTTGACCCTGAAGTCAGTGTAGAGCGTTTCATTATGGATAGTAAAAACGACACAATCACTGTGACTATACTTATTGAGTATAATCATGTCAACAGAAGAATTGACCCAACCTTTCCTACAAGGCTCACACCTACAACATTTAGCTTTAATACTGAATTTATCAGAACTAAAAGGATCATGGAAGATAATGGAAAAGGGAATGGACAATCTACCCTGC GTTGTGCTCCGGTGGGTGCGCTCGTTCTCCTCGCTCTGACTCCATTTTACTTCTCAAGTGACTGA